ACGGCATCGCTAAAGCCGTGAATTTTCGACGTGATCAAATCATCGAAATCGCGGATGCGGCGCAGGCGCTTAAGCTGGGCGAGTTCAATCGGCAGCGTACCGGGCCAGGCTTTCAGCTTGCGGGTGGCGTTGGCTTTCAGCAGGTTCAGCAGATAGAACTGATAAAAGCGTGAAAAGCCTTTTTCCATATGGTTGCAGCAGTGTTCGAGCATAAACGGCGCGGACACAATCACGCCTGCCGTCAGCGGGAAGCTGGCGTCAATCTCCGCCATCAGGCAGCCGAGCATATTGCCGCCGAGCGAATAGCCCACCGCCGCTGTCGGTACGGTACCGTAACGTTCATCCAGCCAGCGCAGGAAAAAGGTGCCGTCTTCGGTTTCGCCCGAATGGTAGATGCGGCCCAGTTTGTTCGGCACGCCGCTACAGCCGCGAAAGTGCATCACCACGCCGAGCCAGCCACGCGCTTTCGCCGCATGGATAAGTCCGTGGGCGTAAGGGCTGTGCAGGCTGCCTTCCAGACCGTGAAACACCACCAGCCGCGGCTTATGGCGCGCCTGGTCAGGGTTTTCGCTAAACGCCAGGTCGACAAAATCGCCATCCGGCAGATCCAGACGCTGCCAGTGCGGCTCAAACTGCAAACGGCGGCGCAGCACGCGCGGCAGCATGGTTTGCAGGTGTGGATTACTGACTCCCGGCATTGGCTGAAAGTGTGAGGAATCGGTGTTCAGTGCAGGGAGTTCTGCGGGAGTAATGTCGGCCATAGCTGATGTCTTTTATTAGTTCGCTAATTACTATACCGGTTGTTATCCATTTTGTTGATGCTTTGGTGCGGATCACTCGGCCAGTAAATTGCGTGAGAAAAGGTGAATATCGGCATCCGGCTTGCGTCGCCAGAGCCTGGCCTTGCGGGCACCGGTGGCGACGCTCTCGCCAGTCTCTTCAAACATGCCGGACGCCTCAAAGCGGCGGATCAGGCTTTTACGCTGGATGGGCTGGCCGAGAATAATTTCCGTCGCCTCCTGAAGCTGGCTCAGCGTAAAACACTCCGGCAGACAGTAGACCGGCAGGAGCGAATACATCGTCTTCTGGCGCAGGCGGCGCAGCGCGGCCTCGATAATCGTCTGGTGATCGAACGCCAGCTCAATAGCGTCAAGCTCCGCCACTGGCACCCACTGCGCATCGCTGACGGAGGCGATATGCGGCTGACAGTCAACCCAGGCGATCAGCGCAAACCAGGCGGTGGTGAGGCTCCAGCCGCGCGGATCGCGATCCGGGCCAGAAAACGTCTCCAGTTGCTCCAGCCATGACGGGCGCACGCCGGTTTTCTCGGTGAGCTTACGCAGCGCCGTCGCGTGGGTGGAATCATCTTTCTGCATATCGATAAACCCGCCCGGCAGCGCCCAGCGCCCCTGCTGCGGCTGACGGGCGCGCTGTACCAGCAGCACGCAGAGCGCCTGGTCGTGCAGGGTGAACAGCACGCTGTCGACCGTCACCAGCGGGGAAGGGAACCGCGCAGGGTCGTAAGTTTCCAGATATTCCGCTTCAGTGGTCATGCACCGCTCCGTTTAATTGTCTCAGAGACAAGTTTACCAGCCCCGGACGCCGGGACAAAGCGAACCTGTAATGTTTTAATTTTCAGCGACATGCTATTTTTTAGCCAGCGCGGCGAAAATTTCGCTTGCTTATTAGTGTCTCTTGGACAATATTAAATGTGTCGCAAGGACATAAACTAATTAACCGGGGGCGAAAATGATGCAGCCGCAGCTGATGGTAGACGGACAAGAGATTGCAACACAGACCGGGCGTTTTCCTGACGGCGCCGTGTGGGCGAAAGTGACCGGCGAACTGCCGCGCGTCGCCTCGCTGATGCGTATTCGCGCCGCCATGAAAACGATGGACGATTTCATGCTGCTGGCGCAGCTCACCGACGCGGTGCGTCAGCACTGTGACGTGCGCTTCAGCCATCTGGAACTGCCTTGGCTGCCGTATGCCCGCCAGGACAGGCACATGCAGCCGGGTGACAGCTTCGCGCTTAAAGTCTTCGCCCGCCAGCTGAATACCCTCGGTTTCGACAAAGTGATCGTACTTGACCCGCACAGCGAAGCCGCCGCCGCCGCGATTGAAAATCTGGTGGCTATCCCGCAGGAGCGTGGCCTGTTACAAAGCAAGACGCTGGAGCGCGCTCTGAAAGCCGGCGAGTTAATGCTGGTGGCGCCCGATGCGGGCGCGCTTAAAAAAATCCATGCCGTCGCGCAGGCGGCGGGCGTTCATGAGTTCGCCATTCTGACCAAACAGCGCAACGTCGCGACCGGCGAGCTGACCGGTTTTCGTCTGGTGGATGGCGACGTGAAAGGCAAAGCGGTGCTGATTGTGGACGATCTCTGCGATGCGGGCGGCACGTTTATCGGCTCAGCCCAGGTGCTGCGTGATGCAGGGGCAAGCAGCGTCAGCCTCTACGTGACCCACGGCGTGTTTTCTAAAGGCGTCGAAAACCTGCTGAATAACGGCATTGATAAGCTGTATACGACCACCTCCTTCGCGCCCGCTGAACTGGCGCAGGAACGGGTAGAAATGATTGATATCAATACAATTTATAACGCGTAAGGAGAAGGGCGATGAACATGAATCCGATTATGGCTATTGATGGCTACAAAGTATCGCACCGCGAGCAGTACCCGGCAGGCACCACTAAAGTCTATTCCAACTTTACGCCGCGCAGCGACCGTCATTTCCACTCTCCTGTCGCGGACGGCAAGCTGGTGTTCTTCGGCCTGCAGGGTTTTTTGCAATGGTTCCTGGTCGATCTGTTTAACGCGCAGTTCTTCGCGCGCCCTGAGGCGGAAGTGGTAGACGAGTATCAGGCGGTAATGGACAGCTACATCGGCAAAGGCGCGGTCAGCGCAGATCACATTCGCGCGCTGCATCAGCTTGGTTACCTGCCGCTGCATATCAAAGCGCTGGATGAAGGCAGCAAAGTGGCGATGAAAGTGCCGGTTCTGACCATTACCAATACCCTTCCGGAATTCTTCTGGCTGGTGAACTACCTGGAAACGGTACTCTCGGCGGAGCTGTGGAAATCCTCCACCAACGCCACTATCGCGCACCACTACCGGACCATCTGCGAGCGCTGGGCAGAGAAAACCTGCTCTGACATAAGCCACCTGGATTTTCAGTGCCACGATTTCTCGTTTCGCGGCATGTCTGGCCTTCAGGATACCGCGCAGGCGGGCTGCGGCCACCTGCTGAGCTTTAAAGGCACCGATAATATTCCGTCGATGCTCTACGCCCGCGATTACTACACCCAGGGTCAGGAGTGCTTCATTGCCGCGTCCATCCCGGCGACCGAGCACAGCGTGATGTGCATGGGTGAAAAAGAGAGCGAAATCGAGACGTTCCGCCGCCTGATTTGCGATCTCTACCCGAACGGTTTTGTCTCGATTGTGTCGGACACCTGGGACTACTGGCGCGTCATCACGGAATATACCCGTGAACTGAAAACGCAGATTATGGCGCGTGAAGGTCGCGTGGTGTTCCGCCCCGACAGCGGCGACCCGGTGGAGATCCTCTGCGGCACCGGTGCCGATGACGACACGCGCGCTGACCGCACGCCGGAAGAGAAAGGCTCGGTGGAAGTGCTGTGGGAAATTTTCGGCGGCACCGTGAATGACAAAGGCTTCAAAGTGCTCGACCCGCATGTAGGCCTGATTTACGGCGATTCCATTACGCTTGAGCGCGCCGAAGAGATCCTGCGCCGTCTGGCGGCGAAAGGCTTCGCCAGCTCAAATGTGGTGTTCGGCGTCGGTTCGTTTACCTATCAGTACAATACCCGCGATACTTTCGGGTTTGCGATGAAAGCGACATACGGCGAAGTGAACGGCGTAGGCCGCATGATTTTCAAAGAGCCGAAAACCGACAGCGGGCTGAAACGCTCAGCGCGCGGGCTGCTGCGCGTCGAGCGTGACGATAACGGCGATTATCAGCTGTTTGACGAACAGACGCTGGAGCAGGAACAGCAGGGTGAACTGAAAACCCGTTTTCTGGATGGCAACCTTCACGGCGTGGAGCATCTGGAAACCCTGCGCCAGCGCCTGGCGGCGCAGCGTTAATCCCGCCTGCCGGGCGTTCGCGCCCGGCTACTCGCTTTGTAGCATCGCTTCCAGTTGTTC
The genomic region above belongs to Cronobacter malonaticus LMG 23826 and contains:
- a CDS encoding hydrolase, producing the protein MADITPAELPALNTDSSHFQPMPGVSNPHLQTMLPRVLRRRLQFEPHWQRLDLPDGDFVDLAFSENPDQARHKPRLVVFHGLEGSLHSPYAHGLIHAAKARGWLGVVMHFRGCSGVPNKLGRIYHSGETEDGTFFLRWLDERYGTVPTAAVGYSLGGNMLGCLMAEIDASFPLTAGVIVSAPFMLEHCCNHMEKGFSRFYQFYLLNLLKANATRKLKAWPGTLPIELAQLKRLRRIRDFDDLITSKIHGFSDAVDYYRQCSAMPRLASITRPTLIIQAKDDPFMDHHVIPDTTTLPANIEYQLTEHGGHVGFVGGTLRQPKMWLEQRIPDWLTSYLDR
- the prs gene encoding ribose-phosphate diphosphokinase codes for the protein MMQPQLMVDGQEIATQTGRFPDGAVWAKVTGELPRVASLMRIRAAMKTMDDFMLLAQLTDAVRQHCDVRFSHLELPWLPYARQDRHMQPGDSFALKVFARQLNTLGFDKVIVLDPHSEAAAAAIENLVAIPQERGLLQSKTLERALKAGELMLVAPDAGALKKIHAVAQAAGVHEFAILTKQRNVATGELTGFRLVDGDVKGKAVLIVDDLCDAGGTFIGSAQVLRDAGASSVSLYVTHGVFSKGVENLLNNGIDKLYTTTSFAPAELAQERVEMIDINTIYNA
- a CDS encoding NUDIX hydrolase; the protein is MTTEAEYLETYDPARFPSPLVTVDSVLFTLHDQALCVLLVQRARQPQQGRWALPGGFIDMQKDDSTHATALRKLTEKTGVRPSWLEQLETFSGPDRDPRGWSLTTAWFALIAWVDCQPHIASVSDAQWVPVAELDAIELAFDHQTIIEAALRRLRQKTMYSLLPVYCLPECFTLSQLQEATEIILGQPIQRKSLIRRFEASGMFEETGESVATGARKARLWRRKPDADIHLFSRNLLAE
- a CDS encoding nicotinate phosphoribosyltransferase, which produces MNMNPIMAIDGYKVSHREQYPAGTTKVYSNFTPRSDRHFHSPVADGKLVFFGLQGFLQWFLVDLFNAQFFARPEAEVVDEYQAVMDSYIGKGAVSADHIRALHQLGYLPLHIKALDEGSKVAMKVPVLTITNTLPEFFWLVNYLETVLSAELWKSSTNATIAHHYRTICERWAEKTCSDISHLDFQCHDFSFRGMSGLQDTAQAGCGHLLSFKGTDNIPSMLYARDYYTQGQECFIAASIPATEHSVMCMGEKESEIETFRRLICDLYPNGFVSIVSDTWDYWRVITEYTRELKTQIMAREGRVVFRPDSGDPVEILCGTGADDDTRADRTPEEKGSVEVLWEIFGGTVNDKGFKVLDPHVGLIYGDSITLERAEEILRRLAAKGFASSNVVFGVGSFTYQYNTRDTFGFAMKATYGEVNGVGRMIFKEPKTDSGLKRSARGLLRVERDDNGDYQLFDEQTLEQEQQGELKTRFLDGNLHGVEHLETLRQRLAAQR